One window of the Rosa rugosa chromosome 3, drRosRugo1.1, whole genome shotgun sequence genome contains the following:
- the LOC133739980 gene encoding protein RADIALIS-like 3, which translates to MASSGSWTSRQNKMFENALAVYDKDAPDRWHNLARAVGGKTAEEVKRHYERLVEDVNRIESGEVPLPNYTRSSKSGSAGSNRSAYTNSMDIEDQRFKSLKLQ; encoded by the exons ATGGCCTCATCGGGATCGTGGACATCAAGGCAAAACAAAATGTTCGAGAATGCTCTAGCAGTGTATGATAAGGATGCCCCGGATAGGTGGCACAATCTGGCGAGAGCTGTGGGTGGTAAGACAGCGGAGGAAGTCAAGAGACACTATGAAAGGCTTGTTGAAGATGTCAACCGGATTGAGTCCGGCGAAGTGCCATTGCCAAATTACACCAGATCATCAAAATCTGGATCAGCTGGGAGCAACAGATCAGCCTACACTAATTCCATGGACATTGAAGACCAGAG GTTCAAGAGTCTGAAATTACAGTGA
- the LOC133735751 gene encoding uncharacterized protein LOC133735751 isoform X2 has product METNSSPSFKIILGSSSIARRKILAEMGYEFTLMTADIDEKSIRKEKPEELVMVLAQAKADAIISKIQTTHSKEKDAEPTIVIAADTAEAIRPKLPVDDYVKDAEPTLLITSDQVVVYEGAVREKPSSKEEARQFLKDYSGGHAATVGSVLVTNLKTGFSKGEWDRVEIYFHEIPDEAIEKLIEEGTVLKVAGGLIIEHPLILPFVKEVVGTTDSVMGLPKDITERLLKEAL; this is encoded by the exons ATGGAAACCAATTCTTCTCCTTCGTTCAAG ATAATCTTGGGCTCATCTTCGATAGCTCGCCGGAAAATTTTGGCTGAAATGGGATATGAATTCACACTCATG ACTGCAGACATTGACGAAAAAAGCATCCGAAAGGAGAAACCGGAAGAGTTGGTTATGGTTCTTGCTCAGGCAAAG GCTGATGCAATCATATCGAAAATACAAACTACCCATAGTAAAGAGAAGGATGCTGAACCAACAATTGTAATTGCGGCAGATACA GCAGAAGCCATCCGGCCTAAGCTCCCAGTTGATGACTACGTAAAGGATGCTGAACCAACGCTATTAATTACCTCTGATCAA GTGGTAGTCTATGAAGGTGCTGTCAGGGAAAAACCATCCAGCAAGGAAGAAGCACGGCAATTTTTGAAAG ACTATTCTGGAGGACATGCAGCAACAGTGGGATCTGTGCTTGTTACAAACCTTAAAACAGGATTCAGTAAAGGAGAATGGGACCGAGTGGAG ATCTATTTCCATGAAATACCAGATGAAGCCATTGAGAAGCTG ATTGAGGAAGGGACGGTGCTCAAAGTTGCCGGGGGACTGATAATAGAGCATCCTCTGATTCTTCCCTTTGTCAAAGAAGTG GTAGGGACTACTGATAGTGTGATGGGACTTCCAAAAGATATAACGGAGAGACTTCTTAAAGAAGCTCTGTAG
- the LOC133735751 gene encoding uncharacterized protein LOC133735751 isoform X4, protein METNSSPSFKIILGSSSIARRKILAEMGYEFTLMTADIDEKSIRKEKPEELVMVLAQAKAEAIRPKLPVDDYVKDAEPTLLITSDQVVVYEGAVREKPSSKEEARQFLKDYSGGHAATVGSVLVTNLKTGFSKGEWDRVEIYFHEIPDEAIEKLIEEGTVLKVAGGLIIEHPLILPFVKEVVGTTDSVMGLPKDITERLLKEAL, encoded by the exons ATGGAAACCAATTCTTCTCCTTCGTTCAAG ATAATCTTGGGCTCATCTTCGATAGCTCGCCGGAAAATTTTGGCTGAAATGGGATATGAATTCACACTCATG ACTGCAGACATTGACGAAAAAAGCATCCGAAAGGAGAAACCGGAAGAGTTGGTTATGGTTCTTGCTCAGGCAAAG GCAGAAGCCATCCGGCCTAAGCTCCCAGTTGATGACTACGTAAAGGATGCTGAACCAACGCTATTAATTACCTCTGATCAA GTGGTAGTCTATGAAGGTGCTGTCAGGGAAAAACCATCCAGCAAGGAAGAAGCACGGCAATTTTTGAAAG ACTATTCTGGAGGACATGCAGCAACAGTGGGATCTGTGCTTGTTACAAACCTTAAAACAGGATTCAGTAAAGGAGAATGGGACCGAGTGGAG ATCTATTTCCATGAAATACCAGATGAAGCCATTGAGAAGCTG ATTGAGGAAGGGACGGTGCTCAAAGTTGCCGGGGGACTGATAATAGAGCATCCTCTGATTCTTCCCTTTGTCAAAGAAGTG GTAGGGACTACTGATAGTGTGATGGGACTTCCAAAAGATATAACGGAGAGACTTCTTAAAGAAGCTCTGTAG
- the LOC133735751 gene encoding uncharacterized protein LOC133735751 isoform X1, which translates to METNSSPSFKIILGSSSIARRKILAEMGYEFTLMTADIDEKSIRKEKPEELVMVLAQAKADAIISKIQTTHSKEKDAEPTIVIAADTLMETSQAEAIRPKLPVDDYVKDAEPTLLITSDQVVVYEGAVREKPSSKEEARQFLKDYSGGHAATVGSVLVTNLKTGFSKGEWDRVEIYFHEIPDEAIEKLIEEGTVLKVAGGLIIEHPLILPFVKEVVGTTDSVMGLPKDITERLLKEAL; encoded by the exons ATGGAAACCAATTCTTCTCCTTCGTTCAAG ATAATCTTGGGCTCATCTTCGATAGCTCGCCGGAAAATTTTGGCTGAAATGGGATATGAATTCACACTCATG ACTGCAGACATTGACGAAAAAAGCATCCGAAAGGAGAAACCGGAAGAGTTGGTTATGGTTCTTGCTCAGGCAAAG GCTGATGCAATCATATCGAAAATACAAACTACCCATAGTAAAGAGAAGGATGCTGAACCAACAATTGTAATTGCGGCAGATACA CTGATGGAAACTTCTCAGGCAGAAGCCATCCGGCCTAAGCTCCCAGTTGATGACTACGTAAAGGATGCTGAACCAACGCTATTAATTACCTCTGATCAA GTGGTAGTCTATGAAGGTGCTGTCAGGGAAAAACCATCCAGCAAGGAAGAAGCACGGCAATTTTTGAAAG ACTATTCTGGAGGACATGCAGCAACAGTGGGATCTGTGCTTGTTACAAACCTTAAAACAGGATTCAGTAAAGGAGAATGGGACCGAGTGGAG ATCTATTTCCATGAAATACCAGATGAAGCCATTGAGAAGCTG ATTGAGGAAGGGACGGTGCTCAAAGTTGCCGGGGGACTGATAATAGAGCATCCTCTGATTCTTCCCTTTGTCAAAGAAGTG GTAGGGACTACTGATAGTGTGATGGGACTTCCAAAAGATATAACGGAGAGACTTCTTAAAGAAGCTCTGTAG
- the LOC133735751 gene encoding uncharacterized protein LOC133735751 isoform X3: METNSSPSFKIILGSSSIARRKILAEMGYEFTLMTADIDEKSIRKEKPEELVMVLAQAKADAIISKIQTTHSKEKDAEPTIVIAADTVVVYEGAVREKPSSKEEARQFLKDYSGGHAATVGSVLVTNLKTGFSKGEWDRVEIYFHEIPDEAIEKLIEEGTVLKVAGGLIIEHPLILPFVKEVVGTTDSVMGLPKDITERLLKEAL; encoded by the exons ATGGAAACCAATTCTTCTCCTTCGTTCAAG ATAATCTTGGGCTCATCTTCGATAGCTCGCCGGAAAATTTTGGCTGAAATGGGATATGAATTCACACTCATG ACTGCAGACATTGACGAAAAAAGCATCCGAAAGGAGAAACCGGAAGAGTTGGTTATGGTTCTTGCTCAGGCAAAG GCTGATGCAATCATATCGAAAATACAAACTACCCATAGTAAAGAGAAGGATGCTGAACCAACAATTGTAATTGCGGCAGATACA GTGGTAGTCTATGAAGGTGCTGTCAGGGAAAAACCATCCAGCAAGGAAGAAGCACGGCAATTTTTGAAAG ACTATTCTGGAGGACATGCAGCAACAGTGGGATCTGTGCTTGTTACAAACCTTAAAACAGGATTCAGTAAAGGAGAATGGGACCGAGTGGAG ATCTATTTCCATGAAATACCAGATGAAGCCATTGAGAAGCTG ATTGAGGAAGGGACGGTGCTCAAAGTTGCCGGGGGACTGATAATAGAGCATCCTCTGATTCTTCCCTTTGTCAAAGAAGTG GTAGGGACTACTGATAGTGTGATGGGACTTCCAAAAGATATAACGGAGAGACTTCTTAAAGAAGCTCTGTAG
- the LOC133735750 gene encoding 3-ketoacyl-CoA synthase 4, with protein sequence MDQGGPAHVAAAGGGGGQVGVRIHQARRLPDFLQSVNLKYVKLGYHYLISNLLTLCFIPLIIVTLIEASQMDLHDLRHLWLHLQYNLVSVIICSAVLVFGLTVYIMTRPRPIYLVDYSCYRPPDHLKAPHQRFMDHSRLTNDFDDSSLEFQRKILERSGLGEETYVPEAMHHIPPRPSMAAAREEAEQVMYGALDNLFASTNVKPKDIGILVVNCSLFNPTPSLSAMIVNKYKLRGNIRSFNLGGMGCSAGVIAVDLAKDLLQIHRNTYAVVVSTENITQNWYFGNKKSMLIPNCLFRVGGSAVLLSNKSVDRRRAKYTLVHVVRTHRGADDKAFRCVYQEQDDKGKTGVSLSKDLMAIAGGALKTNITTLGPIVLPISEQLLFFSSLVVKKLLNGDVKPYIPDFKLAFDHFCIHAGGRAVIDELEKNLQLLPIHVEASRMTLHRFGNTSSSSIWYELAYTEAKGRMRKGNRVWQIAFGSGFKCNSAVWEALRNVKPSHNGPWEDSIDKYPVKLVS encoded by the coding sequence ATGGACCAAGGCGGCCCAGCCCACGTCGCCGCCGCGGGCGGCGGAGGAGGTCAGGTCGGGGTTCGGATCCACCAAGCCCGAAGGCTGCCGGATTTCCTCCAGAGCGTGAATCTCAAGTACGTGAAATTAGGCTACCATTATCTCATCTCCAATCTCTTGACCTTGTGCTTCATCCCCTTAATCATCGTCACCTTAATCGAGGCCTCCCAAATGGACCTCCACGACCTCCGCCACCTGTGGCTCCACCTCCAGTACAACCTCGTCAGCGTCATCATCTGCTCCGCCGTCCTCGTCTTCGGGTTGACCGTATACATCATGACCCGGCCCAGGCCCATTTACCTCGTCGATTACTCCTGCTACCGCCCTCCCGACCACCTCAAGGCCCCCCACCAGCGCTTCATGGACCACTCCCGCCTCACCAACGACTTCGACGACTCCTCGCTCGAGTTCCAGCGCAAGATTCTCGAGCGCTCCGGCCTCGGAGAAGAGACCTACGTCCCCGAAGCGATGCACCACATCCCTCCCCGGCCGTCCATGGCGGCGGCCAGGGAAGAGGCCGAGCAGGTTATGTACGGCGCCCTGGATAATCTGTTTGCAAGTACCAATGTCAAGCCCAAGGATATTGGGATTCTTGTTGTCAACTGCAGCCTGTTTAACCCGACGCCGTCGCTGTCGGCGATGATTGTGAATAAGTATAAGCTGAGGGGGAACATTAGGAGCTTCAATTTGGGAGGGATGGGTTGCAGTGCTGGGGTTATAGCTGTTGATCTTGCTAAGGACTTGTTGCAGATTCATAGGAATACTTATGCTGTTGTGGTCAGTACTGAGAACATTACTCAGAATTGGTATTTTGGGAATAAGAAGTCTATGTTGATTCCCAATTGCTTGTTTCGAGTTGGGGGCTCGGCGGTTTTGCTGTCCAATAAGTCTGTGGATAGGAGGAGGGCCAAGTACACGCTTGTTCATGTTGTGAGGACTCATCGCGGTGCCGATGACAAGGCGTTTCGGTGTGTTTATCAGGAGCAGGATGATAAGGGCAAGACTGGTGTTTCTTTGTCCAAAGATTTGATGGCCATTGCCGGTGGGGCGCTCAAGACTAACATAACTACTTTGGGACCTATTGTGCTTCCGATAAGCGAGCAgctgcttttcttttcttctcttgtgGTTAAGAAGCTGTTGAATGGGGATGTCAAGCCGTATATCCCCGATTTCAAGCTCGCATTTGATCATTTCTGCATACATGCTGGCGGAAGGGCTGTGATTGATGAGCTGGAGAAGAACCTGCAGTTGTTGCCAATACATGTGGAGGCTTCTCGGATGACTCTACACCGGTTTGGCAATACTTCGTCCAGCTCCATTTGGTATGAGTTGGCCTATACAGAGGCCAAAGGGAGGATGCGCAAGGGCAACCGTGTCTGGCAGATTGCCTTTGGTAGTGGTTTCAAATGCAACAGTGCAGTCTGGGAGGCTCTGCGGAATGTGAAGCCATCTCATAATGGTCCTTGGGAGGACAGCATTGACAAGTACCCCGTGAAACTAGTTTCGTAG
- the LOC133739583 gene encoding sugar transporter ERD6-like 6 produces MSFREDSGEEGRDLRKPFLHTGSWYRMGSRQSSMMGSSQVMRDSSISVVACVLIVALGPIQFGFTSGYSSPTQAAITADLGLSVSEYSLFGSLSNVGAMVGAIASGQISEYIGRKGSLMIAAIPNVIGWLAISFAKDSSFLYMGRLLEGFGVGIISYVVPVYIAEIAPQNLRGSLGAVNQLSVTIGIMLAYVLGLFVQWRYLAVLGILPCTILIPGLFFIPESPRWLAKMGMTDDFEASLQVLRGFDTDISIEVNEIKRSVASTTRRTTIRFAELKQRRYWLPLMIGIGLLVLQQLSGINGVLFYSSTIFETAGITSSNAATCGLGAVQVIATGVSTWLMDKAGRRLLLIISSAGMTVSLLVVAVAFYLKDYAVVDSGFYSVLSIISVVGVVAMVIAFSLGVGAIPWIIMSEILPVNIKGLAGSIATLANWFIAWVITMTANLLLEWNSGGTFTIYMVVSAFTVVFVTIWVPETKGRTLEEIQWSFR; encoded by the exons ATGAGTTTCAGGGAGGACAGTGGTGAAGAAGGGAGGGATCTCAGGAAGCCCTTCCTGCATACTGGGAGCTGGTACCGTATGGGTTCCAGGCAATCCAGTATGATGGGTTCGTCTCAGGTCATGAGGGATAGCTCCATTTCTGTAGTGGCTTGTGTTCTGATTGTGGCCTTGGGTCCTATCCAATTCGGCTTCACT TCTGGGTATTCTTCTCCGACTCAAGCAGCAATCACCGCTGATCTTGGACTCTCAGTGTCAGAG TATTCTCTTTTTGGTTCTTTATCAAATGTGGGCGCCATGGTGGGGGCTATAGCCAGTGGTCAGATTTCTGAGTATATTGGGCGCAAAGGG TCTTTAATGATCGCTGCCATTCCTAATGTCATCGGCTGGCTTGCCATATCATTTGCCAAA GATTCTTCATTTCTCTACATGGGAAGGTTGTTGGAAGGGTTTGGCGTGGGAATAATCTCGTACGTG GTGCCCGTATATATTGCAGAGATAGCGCCTCAAAATTTGAGAGGCTCTTTGGGTGCAGTCAATCAG CTCTCGGTAACCATTGGGATAATGCTGGCTTATGTGCTTGGACTTTTTGTTCAATGGAGATATCTTGCAGTTTTGG gaatATTGCCTTGTACGATATTGATACCTGGGCTGTTTTTCATTCCAGAATCACCTCGATGGCTG GCAAAAATGGGTATGACAGACGATTTTGAAGCCTCTTTGCAAGTTCTACGGGGATTTGATACTGATATTTCCATTGAAGTGAATGAGATAAAG AGGTCTGTGGCATCAACAACCAGAAGAACAACAATAAGGTTTGCAGAACTCAAACAAAGAAGATACTGGCTTCCTTTAATG ATTGGAATTGGATTACTTGTTCTTCAACAGCTTAGTGGAATTAACGGCGTTCTATTCTATTCCAGTACCATCTTTGAAACTGCTG GGATTACATCAAGTAATGCAGCCACATGTGGCCTTGGTGCTGTTCAG GTCATAGCAACTGGTGTTTCTACCTGGTTGATGGACAAAGCAGGCCGTCGACTTCTGCTTATT ATCTCCTCCGCTGGAATGACAGTTAGCCTCCTAGTTGTGGCTGTAGCATTTTATCTAAAG GATTATGCAGTGGTTGATTCAGGTTTTTATAGCGTGTTGAGCATCATTTCAGTGGTTGGAGTTGTG GCCATGGTAATTGCCTTCTCTCTGGGTGTAGGAGCTATTCCATGGATCATAATGTCTGAG ATTCTTCCGGTTAATATTAAAGGCCTTGCTGGAAGTATAGCGACACTTGCCAATTGGTTTATAGCCTGGGTGATCACCATGACCGCAAACTTGCTACTGGAATGGAACAGTGGAG GAACCTTCACCATTTACATGGTTGTGAGTGCTTTCACTGTAGTGTTCGTTACCATTTGGGTTCCCGAGACAAAAGGCAGAACTCTGGAAGAGATTCAGTGGTCCTTCAGATGA